One Salvia splendens isolate huo1 chromosome 1, SspV2, whole genome shotgun sequence genomic window, CATCAAGCGCGACCACAACGGGTAGTTCTTCCAGTTTAATTTGAACGTCACGGTAACGTTCTTGTTTGTCCTCAATTTTGAGGATTCGACTGCTGGTTTCTCCTCGTCTGTGTCTGACATTTTTTATGTGAGAGTTGGGTTCTGTTTTTGGTTTTAGGTAAAGGCCGAGAATTGGGTATTACACGGCTATGATGAGATTTCTCAGAGCCTGAATTTTTCCTGCTcttgatgccatgaagaaataACTAGGGATCAGAAAGATGTATTTTATTGCTTGATTTGAATATGTGCTAGGGTTACAACCTTTATAGGCATGTGAAAAATTTACATATGGTAAACGAGATCATTGGAGATGGAGATCCTATTCTAGTTATGGTATATAATCAATTTGGAATCAATCACCTTAATTacatgatttctttccaacaaattgaatctaaaattctaatttatcaACCAAACAATTTCTCCACATTATCCTAGAGGAGTCCACAACCTAAGCAATCAAACAAATAACATACtaatattttagtaattaatCATGTAGTACTCAAATTGTTTTCATACACATATATGATTTAGTCATAGATATTTTATTGGAACattataatttatgattaattattccatattgatattttgaatattataaTTCTTTTAAGTTGTAATAGAGACCAAAAGTGTTGGTGTAtacattttctatcatttcgcATTTCAATTGATTAATCGATAATGTGCATTTAGTACGAGAAAAATAAATGGGATCcatatttctatcatttctcatcACAAATTGATTCAATGTTTTTGTTGTGTTTGTAGTTTTTGCATTAGATATTACAAAGATTTTAATCCATATTTATAGgctaaatttaataaataaattttttatattccaACTTTAATGCATAATAATTTGATAATACAATTTTGAAGGAAATTCCTCTACTTTTCATTGAAGCCCAATTAGCAGAACAAAAGCTGTTTTAAGGAGAAGATGGCACACCGCCCGGAGGCTGGGGATAAGGCATGGCGCCAGAGGTTGGGAATGGGGCGGAGAAGAGGTCGGAGGTTTAGATGCTTTAAATTTGCTAAATTTTTcccaaaaatcataaaatatactcattttCTGGTCTCTCCCGTCAACTTTAAAAACGGTATATATTACTCTTTTATATTATGACTAAGCTCCAAACTAGAAATAGTTATTACCTGTATATAGTAAAATACAGGAATGATTCTATATAATCAAATTAGAAATGACACAGAATCAATCCAAATGACAAAACTCAAggttttttttcatatttcagAAATAATGGATGACAAACAATTTCACAATACACATAATTAATAGCATGGTCTGCTACAATATTGTGAAATCCAAATACTAGTAATGATCAATTCTTGGGAACCCAGCATCCATGCACCCCATATGGAAGACCAAAGGGAAATTATAatcttaaattcaaaaatagtTCCATCCAACACCAAAGCAAATCCATCACCATTCTTCTGACTAACCATCGAAATCACAACACCTGCAACTTGGAAATCTCATTTAAATTTAAGATCATAATTTCCTAAGCCTAGCTTCGGCATAAATGTATAAAAACTTATTAACTCTCCGTCTCGTGAACTTGACTATTCTTGAGAAAGAAGaatcataaaaaaaagataTTAGAATTAAATGTTGTATAGGAAATTGTATAATTCATCTTCTCCAAAACACTATTCAACTTTCAAACATACAAATAGACCATTTTTATAGATGCTTCCACGTTGTCCGAGGTCAAGTGGAAGGGCAAGGCGATAGCTACatgtttttataattaagtacatgtaggatttgcctttaatttatagtgtttttatatttattctgcTAATAATTGAcatatttgcaaacataaaaaataaaaaaaaatagtaattaaAACTATAGAGCGGGCTTGATGTGAATccgggtattcacaatcataggATACAACGACATCGAGGGTCATGGGTTGATTGGCCTCTGAGAAGAGGGTGGAGACATGACAGGAGCCAAGCCGGATTCAGAGGTCTGATTCAAACTGGAATTTCACTATGAAGATAAAGTACAAATCCTCTCCTAAAACTACCATTGTCTTCATTGTCGAAatagcttcgcgtgagtatcttgcacgcctcaatcggatcCCGGATGAGGAAGCTATGGTCGTTTTAAGAAAGCCGCGCAATGCAGAACAAAACGCGCGGGCGGGCGTTTTTCCTtatgcaaaacgcccggtcgggcgttttttGTCGAGAGATCAGTTTTTGTCCAGAAAATTCGCTCTGGCGGGCGAAATGAACCTAGagaaacgcccggtcgggcgttttgtccGGGATGTGTCTTTTTTACcaagaattattttattttgctcttTTTTCACTTCTAGTATAAATAGACATGTTAGGGTTTTTTCTTGGGGAGCTTTGAACATTTTGTAAACCTACCAAAGACTCCATTGTGAGCAttcctcttcatcattgaagatttatcaaaatcccttgtggttgcattttaCTCTATTGCCGGGCTTAGattgaatgttaaggtatgcaattctagttcttgtgttgctagttttgtggagccattagattcttgctttggtgaaagttgtcttgggttgtcttcattgttttgtagaaggtccatAGGTTCCAAGCATCTATCCAAATCATAACACATTCACCTTCtcccttttccaccatttttattgtttcatttcttgttgggtttgtttgggttattgaaatatttacaagagCAAGTCCAGGGCAAACATATGTGtcttgaatccttaagattcacattatttgGTATCAAGAGCCATTGGTTCTTATTCTTGTAATTGTTAGAAAATTACCAAATAATAtgaatcttaaggattcaagacacatatgtttgccccggacttgctcttgtaaatatttcaataacccaaacaaacccaacaagaaatgaaacaataaaaatggtggaaaagggagaaggtgaatgtgttatgatttagatacATGCTTGAAACCTatggaccttctacaaaacaatgaagACAACCCAAGGCAACTTTCATCAAAGCAAGAatctaatggctccacaaaactagcaacacaagaactagaattgcataccttaacattcaatctaagcccggcaatagattaaaatgcaaccacaagggatgttgataaatcttcaatgatgaagaggaaTGCTCACAATGGAGTCTTTGGTAGGTTTACAAAATGTTCAAAGCTCCCCAAGAAAAAACCCTAACATGTCTATTTATACTAGAACTGAAAAAagagcaaaataaaacaattcttggTAAAAAAAAGACACATCCCAGACAAAACGCCCGACCAGGCGTTTCTCTAGGTTCATTTCGCCCGCCCGAGCAAATTTTCTGGACAAAAACTGATCTCTCGACAAaaaatgcccgaccgggcgttttgcatgaGGAAAAACGCCCGCCCGCTCGTTTTGTCCTGCATTGCGCGGCTTTCTTAAAACGACCATAGCTTCCTCATCCGGGATCCGATCgaggcgtgcaagatactcacgcgaagctatTTCGACAATGAAGACAATGGTAGTTTTAGGAGAGGATTTGTACTTTATCTTCATAGTGAAATTCCAGTTTGAATCAGACCTCTGAATCCGGCTTGGCTCCTTGTCATGTCTCCACCCTCTTCTCagaccccaatcaacccatggcCCTCGATGTCGTTGTATcctatgattgtgaatacccgaattcacatcatcctctccttctttgcgaaaggatttgtcctcaaatccggttCTTCGATCCTTCTTTGGGACACCCGGATTCACATCAGggctatagggcgccccattttGGATGCTCTCAcaactttatgttttttatgAAAAGAGATAgtatatgtttattttttataaataaacttataaaataaagttaaaaGTGTAATTCAACTgtgttaataaaataaaagtacaatAGTTGTGCATTTTTATGGGGAACATCCAAAAATGGCAAAGTGTAATAAGATCACACCAAAAAAAACACCACCAAATAACATAtatctaataaaataaatacttcctccatccggACTTTAACGGGACGTTTCTATTTTGGCACAATAATTTAGATAATagtgtttagtgaattaaattgttaacagtaaagtaagagagagaataaagtagaaaaaaaagaataaaagagataagaggataaagtaggagagataagtgagttaattattgtaaaaaaaaaggaaCGTCACACTTAGATTgtgacataccaaaatataataCGTCTCACTTAAGCTGGGACGAGGGGAGTACATTATTATAACTACCTTTAAATATTttcacattttataaaaagttgttaagtataggagttgatttgtttttttaaaaaaatagccaatacttcctttgtcccccaataattatttattttagtttcggcacgggttttaagaaatataaaggaaaatgggttgaaaaagttagtggaagatgagtctcacttttatatattcataataaaatgtgaggtaaatgaattagtggaatgggAGGCTTATTATgatttatggtaaaaagtgaaagcgAACAATTATTCAGTCATGGAGCGAGTATATTTTAacttatttattaataatacatataaagaGTCATGCTAAATACATATACCAATACACAACTAAGACCAATCCTACACCCTTAGATATTAAATGAATGAATAAGATTAAATCtcacaaatatcaataaatagtactccctccgtcccattaaatatgaaacatttgctttttgatacgagattttatgtagtgttattttatgatttaatgtagaaaaaaaataaagtgagagagagagttgagatgttgatatttctattttaggaaacttttcatttttaaaaaggaaaacattacattttttatgggatagagggagtataaaatatcaacaaaaaggTAAAATCGTCAATCTGTCATAATATGACAATTTTCGTGGTTTTTctaatatcaacacagtgtattaaaaatatcaacacaatgataTAGATATTTCAACACACGTACACGAAAACTTCAACACAGTTACAATGCACGACGCATTGTATTTTCTTCTAAAATGTACTTCCCCTGCttgtctcacaaaaatatatgcacttttCATTTCTTGCGTCATTTCTATTTcccatatttttttgggacggatggagtatctaATATCAAATTATTATGAAGTGTAAATATCAAATGCAAAatcattataataattaatccatatatatgaataaaaatcatttaaatatcTAATACAAAAACTGCAAATATACATCAAGATATAATTAGTTCATAAATCCTAACCCGAAAAAAATCCAAACCCTAACCCGAAAAAAACCAAAACCCTTACCCAACCTGAAATCATCGTGTTCTTATTGGGTCACATTCCATTAGCTTTGTACATGTCCGTGTCATGTCAAAAAAATTTAGTCATTATAGTGATTAAAATCATTTACATATCTAATACAAAAGCTGCAAATACACATCAACAAATAATTAGTTCCTAAACCCTAAATCCAAACagtaaccctaaaccctaagaatatgagaattaaaaaaaataaagtgacgGATAAAAGAACGGGAATTGAAGTTATGAAGTTGCTGGTCGTGGGATGAAACAAGTTAAATACACTGATAGAgcgaaaatataaataaaaattaacttagaatatataaacaaatagcCAATGTTTTTTAATACTTCTTTAATTAATGCCGAATGAGGTTTACACACCCACCAAGTGTTCGATTAAAGTCTTTAATTAGTTGTTGGGGTTAACTCAACATCCACCAAGTTTTTAAACTTATATCTTTGATTTATTGGAGTTAAGGAATGATATTTCCATCAATTTTAGctcaaaattatttttcttgAGTGGGGTATGTTTGGAGCTTTTATAATTAGCCATTGTTAACAATGAAGAAGGAGTGGAGTGTAGAGAATAGGACTCACtattttatagtgaaatatgaacGTTTGGATACCCAAAATTAGTTGTGTTTGCTTTGGAATGTACAATGAAGAATGAGTGGAGTGGAGTGGAGTGTAGAGAATAGAACTCGCTATTTTATAGTGAATTCTGGACGTTTGGATACCCAAAAATTAGTTGTGTTTGCTTTGGAGTGTACAATAAAGAATGAGTGGAGTGTAGAGAATAGGACTCACtattttatagtgaaatatggatgTTTGGATACCCAAAATTAGTTGTGTTTGCTTTGGAATGTACAATGAAGAATGAGTGAAGTAGAGTGTAGAGAATAAGACTCACtattttatagtgaaatatggacatTTGGATACCCAAAATTAGTTGTGTTTGCTTTGGAATGTACAATAAAGAATGAGTGGAGTATAGAGAATAGGACTAGCtattttatagtgaaatatggacgtTTGGATACCCAAAATTAGTTGTGTTTGCTTTGGAATGTACAATAAAGAATGAGTGGAGTGTAGAGAATAGGACTCACtattttatagtgaaatatggatgTTTGGATACCCAAAATTAGTTGTGTTTGCTTTGGAATGTACAATGAAGAATGAGTGGAGTAGAGTGTAGAGAATAAGACTCGCtattttatagtgaaatatggacatTTGGATACCCAAAATTAGTTGTGTTTGCTTTggaatctatactaatctaaagtggCAGTTTAATGAAAAGACAATTTTatcctttttggagggaaaatgtgAAAGCTATTTTGTTTAACCTTTTGGTCATTTTGAGAAATGACAACTATTGGACAGAAAAGAGGCAGCTCCTATTGAGTCTGCACATTTTGTTTACCCTTTTACTTCTCAAAGAAGATTAAACATCTATATAAAACACACCATTAATTGAATCTGCACATTTGTAGActaattttctgattttttttatttttgattgcaGCATAGCAGAGCTCTTTGAATTCGGCGACAGCTCCGGCAACAAGTGACGACGGCGGCAAAGCTGAGGGAGGAGGGGTGGCGGCGGCAAGGCAGTGGTTGGCCGAGTGAAAGTGAGGTATCCGGAGCGAGAGAGATGGGGAGGAGAGGTGAGAAGACGAAAAAGAAGAggaatgagagagagaagaatgacGACGGTGGCGGCTACCAGGCAGCCACGTCGTCCATCTCCAGATTAATTCAAATATCCAATCTTTACCCGCAggggaagaagaaaaaggagtggaaagagaaagagagaagctGACGCCGACCATGCCGCTGTGCAAGCGGGGCAGCGAGGCTGCGAGGCTACGAGGCAGCTGGCGGGTGAGGCGGCGAGACGGCTGGTGAGTGTGGCTAGGGTTGCAGAACCAAAAACTCCTCCCAGTGAGGCTGGCATCTACCGTTcaagggagagagggagaaagatTGAGGCGCaacattcatctagggtttaaaGGAATAGTTATTGTATATAATTGGGCTTTAATTTAGGCTTTAATTGTATGATATGAAGTAGTttagattttataaattttatgtaGTGGAGTAGTatagaatttatatttaatgttttttaatttaaatcgaATTTTATAGTTGCAAGCAAAGTTGCAACTTGCAACCATATTCAAAAGGCTACAATCAAAAAATATTTGCAACCAAAGTTTTAATATGCTGCGATAATTATTTGATCTTTCTCACAAATATCAGCATAGATCATATAGTCTGTGTTTCTATACCCAAAAACATCGGGTGCTGCATCccatattagttttattttttatttttattttttattttttcatttttgtaataTTTTCATTATGAAAAATGATAAACTTTTTCGATCTTAAATTTGTGGAGTACTATGCTTCTTTTAATCATATTTGCATTATAATGAACATTATATATATTGGTATCATTTTTTTGAATAAGTATTCTGCATGATTAAAATATTTGCTAACGTATTTTAATTAAGTTTCTTTTAAAATCTCCCCATTAATAATTGTGTTGATGTCATGAATTTAGCTCTTTTGCTTGACATCCAATCAATTTTAACCACATTAACCTCTTCCACTTTTTTAGTTATAGTTTAATTACTTATTCTGACTCTTACAAGACAATGAAAAATCAAAGTACAAAGAATAGAGTGTGCAAATGAATATTCATGTGCGAAATCATGAAAATTTATCCCACATTCTTGCACTACAATatccacttttattttattgtggtGATCGATGGTTATAGAGAAGATATTGGATTTTTCAATTGTATTGATTTTTACTTTAATTCTTATCCACTCAACTCATAaagataaatatttataaatttctGGACTTTACAGGCAAGCAATGGGGGCGGACTATAGTCCAGACTATACATAGTCTGGAATATAGTCCATCATTGCGGGCACCTGGACTGTAGCCCGCCATTGCAGGCACCTGGATTACAGCTCGGACTatgattttctaattttttatttatttttgtttttattcacattttccattctataaatacaccataTTATCTTCATTTCTCACGTCTTCCAATCTCTTTCCCCAACTCACTTCCCATCGAAAAAATTTGTTCATGTAACCGTTGAAATTGTATATTTAGTATTGCACGTTGTATTTTTTTGACTTTTTAATAAAACGAAGTTTTCCATATTGTGGTCTTAAACTTATGTATATTGAAAATCTAAGTTGtgttagtaatttttttttcacaaattacaaatatattaaattttattttgaataggaaattttattttagattaGGACTAGAAGATCATTCTtcctttttaattaaaaaatactccaccCGTCCcagattaattgtcactctttgatcgggcacgagttttaagaaatgtaaagaaaagtttgttgacaaagttagtggaatgtgggacccacttttttatatttgttttataataaaatgtgagtgaaaagagttagtggaatgtgggacctacttaccatttacggtaaaaatgaagtatgacaattattgagggacaGAATGatatggaaaagagtgacaattaatcagGGACgcagggagtatataattatagttttttaattatatacaatTTATATTCATTAGCTGAAATTTTCTTTggtccgtgcatagcacgggtatTAAAAGACATTTTTTTAGTCATTGACAATTGTTTGTTGCAATTTCAAGAGTAACGAGTCCATGAATGATTAAAGGTTTTAGTCTATACTGAGGGGTAATTACACCAtacatacaaaatatttcactaatattttaaatttgtgaAAAAGTTTTAAGTTAGCATATATCAGACATAAAGTTTGattattgtttttaaatttcaatattttgagTTATTCAGTTGGATTAGtatgaaatataaattatacttttatagtattccctctgtcctaactaagttgagtcaaaacttttgggcacgacggttaagaaattgtgttaaaaagtaggagagacaaataaagaaagataaagagaaagtaaagtagatTATGGAATTAAATAAAAGTGACTTGATGTTTTTTagtcaaaaaaagaaaacgacgcaacttagttgggacatcccaaaaagaaaacttagttgggacggtgGGAGTAGCATATTGTGATTGAGacgagttagtgaaatgtgaagtTCACTTACTAAAATAAAAGAGTAAAATGAGATCATTATATATGGACGAAgcgaaaaggaaataaaattaaaattcttcGCTGACAAAGGAAGTATTGCGGGCACCTAGACtataatttgatagttttttatttaatttttgtttctatTCATAGTTTCCACTCTATAAATACACcatattttatcttcatttttcatgtcttcCAATCTCTTTCCCCAACTCACTTTCCGTCGGAGAAATTTGGCCATGTAACTGTTGAAATTGTATTTTTTAGTATTGCGCCTTATACTATTTCGAGCTAAAAAGAGGTGCTACAAAAATGGCGTCGAGCGTgagagaggagaaagagagaagggACGCCACTTTTAGGATGGGggtttattaatttatgtattccaTAATTTTTGGGCTTTATTATGGGTATTAATGTACTACTTGGgtattatattgagatttaaATATATACTCATTTAATACTTAAAGGTTTCAATTTGGGTGTTTTGCTTGATTATGTCTTAAATTAGCCGGGATCCGTTCATGATACTATTACTGCAATGGATGTACTGGTAAAACTTTTATATGGAAATTTTTGTTAGGCGGGATCCGTTCTAAGGGTGATATTGTTTTAAACGTGGCATCCAATGACATAGCTTCTTTACTTTTGTCTGGAGGTAGAACAGTTCATTCTTGATTTAAGATTCCCATCATTGTTAATGAAGATTCTATGTGCAATATAAAACCAGGGAGTGCACTTGCTGAACTGATTGTAAGAGCTAAGCTTATCATATGGGATGAAGCTCCGATGATTCATAAACATTGCGTACAAGCCGTGGATATGACTTTCAGAGATATCATGCTTGTATGTAATGAACTCAGTACAGACAAACCCTTTGGCGGAAAAACAGTAGTTTTTGGTGGTGACTTCGGACAAATCTTATCAGTTGTTCCTAAGGGTAGTAGGCAAGATGTTGTGAATGCCGCTATTAACTCTTCATATCTTTGGAGGAATTGCACAGTTCTGAGGTTGACCAAAAACATGCGACTTTTGAGTGATGCATCTTCTGATGAAGTTTCACGATTGAAGGAATTTTCTTCTTGGGTTGCTTCTATTGGAGATGGAGTTGTTGGTGGTCCAAATGATGGTGAAGTGACTATTGATCTCCCTTCAGACATTGTTTTGTCTAATTCTGGGGATCCTCTTAGAACAATTGTTTCAACGATATATCCGTCCTATATGAATCATGAAGAGTTGAGTAATTGTTTGCATGAGCGTGCCATACTTGCTCCTACTTTAGAGGTTGTTGATGAGGTTAACCAATTCATGATGTCGTTGAATCAGTCTCAGGGTCGAGTTTATTTGAGTTCTGATAGTATCTCAAACTCAGATTTGACCTCAAATGGCTTAGCTGAGATACATTCTGTTGAATTTTTGAATAAGTTCAAGTGTTCATGTACACATAATCATGAATTGTTGTTGAAAGTTGGTACTCTTGTGATGTTGTTAAGGATTATAGATCACTCGAATGGATTGTGTAATGGCACCAGACTGGTAATTACGCGTTTGGGTGATTATGTTTTGGAGGGACAAGTATTGGGTGGCCATAATGTTGGTCATAAAGTTTTGATTTCCCGAATGTCTTTAATACCATCTGATCCAAGGTTGCCATTCAAATTCCAACGACGACAATTTCCTTTGGCTGTGtcgtatgcaatgaccattaacaaaAGTCAAGGTCAATCTCTGTctcatgttggattatttttacGAAAACCAGTGTTCAGTCATGGACAATTGTATGTTGCTATATCTAGAGTTACGAGTGGTGGAGGTCtcaagattttagtttgtggagaTGAAGATGATAATAGAAGCGATGCTACtgttaatgttgtttacaaagaagtttttcaaaacttatgaactattgGTTGGTTTGATAttgttttctaatttttctctttaatcTCTACTCAAATAACATGTTCTTTATTTGTGtatcttattctaactaacttatactctttgatcattagtcatACATCTcttatttgtcatttattttactccacttatttataatcacatttatgtttttgtaaatctttatattgtttttaattcttagtttctatatttcattaaatttatattcattatttaaaaattatatgtcccgtgcatagcacgggtgtaaaTACTAGTGTGTAATAAAGAATGAGTGGAGTGTAGAGAATAGGACTAGCtattttatagtgaaatatggacgtTTGGATACCCAAAATTAGTTGTTTGCTTTGGAATGTACAATAAAGAATTAGCGGAGTGTAGAGAATAGGACTCACtattttatagtgaaatatggatgTTTGGATACCCAAAATTAGCTGTGTTTGCTTTGGAATGTACGATAAAGAATGAGTGGAGTAGAGTGTAGAGAATAAGACTCGCtattttatagtgaaatatggacatTTGGATACCCAAAATTAGTTGTGTTTGCTTTGGAATGTGCAATAAAGAATGAGTGGAGTGTAGAGAATATGACTAGCtattttatagtgaaatatggacgtTTGGATACCCAAAATTAGTTGTTTGCTTTGGAATGTACAATAAAGAATTAGTGGAGTGTAGAGAATAGGACTCACtattttatagtgaaatatggatgTTTGGATACCCAAAATTAGTTGTGTTTGCTTTGGAATGGACAATGAAGAATGAGTGGAGTGGAGTGGAGTGGAGTGTAGAGAATATGACTCACtattttatagtgaaatatggacatTTGGGTACCCAAAATTACTTAGTTTGCTTTGGAATGTTCAATAAACTAATATTGTTGTTGGAAGTGGAAAATAGTTGGATATTTCTCTTCCAACGACACAACTTTTAATGCTACAATCACCACTTTAACTAAATTGAAAATATATGTGTGTTATTTTACATAACAATAGTATGTTactcatattataaaattttagcgATATAtaacttatatttataattttattagtgATGTGATGTTATAGAGAGTTTGTGTGATGTCATACCAATAAACATATAATGTTAATATATACATTACTTGTCGTTTAGctagttttgttatttttataaaaaatgatactttcatcaTGAATAggataattatttttcattttggtccgcTCACGAATAAGAGTCCcgattcacttttattataaatgatatataggtcacacattccactaactcattttattcacatttcatttaaataaacaagatgacaaaaaaaaattattattatattttggtttgtttgtCTGTCGTGATTTTCTCATCAAATTTATCGTGTGTGTAATATTAGATCATAATAAGtatattcaaaaaattatttaatcaaatacTGTCATTAAAGGGGTTGGATGAGAATAAATTTATTTGCAATATCAAATAACAAGCAcattcaaaatttcatttaacCAAAAAATATTGTTATTAAGATTTCTCTAATAAATGAAGACTAATGTCAttagtgtttttatttt contains:
- the LOC121748390 gene encoding ATP-dependent DNA helicase PIF1-like, producing the protein MTFRDIMLVCNELSTDKPFGGKTVVFGGDFGQILSVVPKGSRQDVVNAAINSSYLWRNCTVLRLTKNMRLLSDASSDEVSRLKEFSSWVASIGDGVVGGPNDGEVTIDLPSDIVLSNSGDPLRTIVSTIYPSYMNHEELSNCLHERAILAPTLEVVDEVNQFMMSLNQSQGRVYLSSDSISNSDLTSNGLAEIHSVEFLNKFKCSCTHNHELLLKVGTLVMLLRIIDHSNGLCNGTRLVITRLGDYVLEGQVLGGHNVGHKVLISRMSLIPSDPRLPFKFQRRQFPLAVSYAMTINKSQGQSLSHVGLFLRKPVFSHGQLYVAISRVTSGGGLKILVCGDEDDNRSDATVNVVYKEVFQNL